A single Candidatus Thalassolituus haligoni DNA region contains:
- a CDS encoding molybdopterin-dependent oxidoreductase: MTVNQDSQGLAPVSGDQQHPANFGRLCVKGSSLHETVDHVDRLLYPTVLGKHSSWESSLNLVADKMQQVIQEYGPEAVAIYAAGQILTEDYYVANKLMKGFIGSSNLDTNSRLCMASAVVAHKRAFGSDTVPGCYEDLEEADLLILIGSNAAWAHPILFQRMAAAKQARPDMKVVVIDPRRTATSDLADLQLSIRPGSDAFLFNALLCWLDHSNALDHDFIANHSEGFEQTLQAARASTPQSLHECAQQLDVDEDDLQTFFQWFTATDKTVSVFSQGINQSSTGVDKGNAIINAHLATGRIGKPGATPFSVTGQPNAMGGREVGGLANQLAAHMDFSAREVDRVRRFWNAPRVVTRPGLKAIDMFDAIKRGEIKFLWIISTNPLVSMPDADDVKAALAKCELVVVSDCMANTDTTAAAHVLLPAASWGEKNGTVTNSERCISRQRSFLSPAGEAKPDWWILSQVAQRLGFGEAFDYQHPADIFDEYSRMTGFENQGERDLDISGLSGLNHDQYDAMAPVQWPVNSQYPQGRQRFFDDHRFYTPSQKAQFIVIEPELPASRSQDGSLIMNTGRVRDHWHTMTRTAKSARLAQHIREPYVDIHPDDAQRLLLADGSLARVSNGRGEILLRTQITTNQRPGEIFVPMHWTSRYASAARMGALIDKSCDPFSGQPELKYTGVEAEPFPTTWQGMILSRSDLGAIPCDYWVYGLNDGCHGYEISGNQPLDSLQQWAQQILPDAEWLTLLDPDTHHMRLLAIVDQQLELVLFVHQDQAIGTRQWLIEQFAQTSLTTSERKALLAGRPLEGVVDHGRMVCSCFGIGENTIRAAVRNGCDAVDTLGETLKCGTNCGSCVPELKTIIRQETELA, translated from the coding sequence CGGACAGATTCTGACGGAAGATTATTACGTTGCCAACAAACTGATGAAGGGCTTTATCGGCAGTAGCAACCTGGATACCAATTCCCGCCTGTGTATGGCATCCGCCGTTGTCGCCCACAAACGGGCCTTTGGTTCAGACACTGTACCCGGCTGCTACGAAGACCTTGAAGAAGCCGATTTGTTAATTCTGATAGGCAGTAATGCTGCGTGGGCGCATCCGATCCTGTTTCAACGAATGGCGGCGGCAAAACAGGCGCGGCCCGACATGAAGGTGGTGGTTATTGACCCGCGCCGAACCGCCACCTCCGACCTGGCCGATCTGCAGCTGTCGATTCGTCCTGGCAGTGATGCCTTTTTGTTTAATGCCCTGCTCTGCTGGCTCGATCACAGCAATGCCCTCGATCACGATTTTATCGCTAACCACTCGGAAGGATTTGAGCAAACACTGCAGGCAGCGCGCGCCAGCACCCCTCAATCCCTGCACGAGTGTGCCCAGCAACTGGATGTTGACGAAGATGACCTGCAGACATTTTTTCAATGGTTTACTGCGACAGATAAAACCGTCAGCGTCTTTTCCCAAGGCATTAACCAAAGCAGCACCGGAGTCGACAAAGGCAACGCCATTATCAATGCCCACCTCGCTACCGGACGCATTGGCAAGCCCGGCGCAACGCCGTTCTCTGTCACCGGACAACCCAATGCGATGGGTGGACGTGAAGTCGGCGGCCTGGCCAATCAGCTGGCGGCTCATATGGACTTCTCCGCCCGTGAAGTTGATCGGGTTCGTCGTTTCTGGAATGCACCCCGAGTCGTCACTCGTCCGGGACTCAAGGCCATCGACATGTTTGATGCCATCAAACGTGGTGAAATCAAATTCCTCTGGATCATCTCCACCAACCCGCTGGTCAGCATGCCCGACGCTGATGATGTCAAAGCGGCACTGGCGAAGTGCGAACTGGTAGTGGTATCCGACTGTATGGCCAATACCGACACCACTGCAGCCGCCCATGTGTTATTACCAGCGGCCAGCTGGGGAGAAAAAAACGGCACCGTCACCAACTCAGAACGCTGTATCTCCCGCCAGCGCAGTTTTTTAAGCCCCGCCGGAGAAGCCAAACCGGACTGGTGGATACTGTCTCAGGTCGCCCAGCGCCTGGGCTTTGGCGAAGCGTTTGACTACCAGCACCCGGCCGATATCTTTGACGAATACAGCCGCATGACCGGATTTGAAAACCAGGGCGAGCGCGACCTGGATATCTCCGGCCTGAGCGGCCTCAACCACGACCAATACGATGCCATGGCACCGGTACAGTGGCCGGTCAACAGCCAGTACCCACAGGGCCGCCAACGTTTTTTTGATGACCACCGTTTTTACACCCCGAGCCAAAAAGCCCAGTTTATTGTTATTGAACCGGAGCTGCCTGCTTCACGCAGTCAGGATGGCAGCCTGATCATGAATACCGGCAGGGTACGGGATCACTGGCATACCATGACTCGTACGGCCAAATCGGCCCGGCTGGCACAACACATTCGTGAGCCTTATGTCGACATTCACCCAGACGATGCTCAGCGCCTGTTGTTAGCCGATGGCAGTCTTGCCCGCGTGAGTAACGGCCGTGGTGAAATACTGCTGCGTACGCAGATCACCACCAACCAGCGGCCGGGAGAAATTTTTGTCCCCATGCACTGGACCAGCCGCTATGCCAGCGCAGCACGCATGGGTGCCTTGATCGACAAGAGTTGTGATCCTTTTTCCGGCCAGCCGGAACTGAAATACACCGGAGTTGAAGCAGAACCTTTCCCGACAACTTGGCAAGGCATGATACTCAGCCGCAGCGACCTAGGAGCGATTCCGTGTGACTACTGGGTTTATGGCCTGAATGATGGCTGTCACGGCTACGAAATCAGTGGCAATCAGCCGCTCGACAGCCTGCAGCAATGGGCGCAACAGATCCTGCCGGATGCCGAATGGCTGACACTGCTCGACCCGGATACACACCATATGCGCTTGCTGGCCATTGTTGATCAGCAGTTAGAGCTGGTGCTGTTTGTTCATCAAGACCAGGCCATAGGCACTCGTCAGTGGTTAATTGAACAATTTGCCCAGACCAGCCTGACAACCTCAGAACGTAAAGCCCTACTGGCTGGTCGACCACTGGAAGGCGTTGTCGACCACGGCCGCATGGTCTGCTCTTGTTTTGGTATTGGCGAAAACACCATTCGCGCAGCCGTTCGTAATGGCTGTGACGCTGTCGACACACTGGGTGAGACACTCAAGTGTGGCACCAACTGTGGTAGCTGCGTACCGGAGTTAAAAACCATTATCCGCCAAGAAACAGAATTGGCTTAA
- a CDS encoding DUF938 domain-containing protein has protein sequence MRNQQPICDVLTQELPKHSVVLEIGSGTGQHAAFISERMPDITWQPSEMAARIASINAWRLRAGRDNFLPPLVLDVSQDLWPVKQVDAVFSANVVHYVGWPKVRSMMSGIGRVLRIAGLVFLYGPFNYGGKFTSDGNKALDAWLKADIDPEAGIKDFEQIVLAARKEKLRLIKDIAMPANNRLLVLKKYM, from the coding sequence TTGCGCAATCAGCAACCTATCTGTGATGTCTTGACCCAGGAATTGCCGAAGCATTCTGTGGTACTCGAAATTGGTAGCGGCACCGGGCAGCACGCCGCCTTTATCAGTGAACGTATGCCGGATATTACCTGGCAACCCTCGGAGATGGCTGCCCGTATTGCGTCAATTAATGCCTGGCGTCTGCGGGCCGGGCGGGATAATTTTCTGCCGCCATTGGTGTTGGATGTCTCGCAGGATTTGTGGCCGGTCAAACAGGTGGATGCGGTGTTTTCTGCCAATGTGGTTCATTACGTCGGCTGGCCGAAAGTCCGTTCGATGATGTCGGGTATTGGTCGGGTATTACGCATTGCCGGTCTGGTGTTTCTGTATGGGCCGTTCAATTATGGTGGCAAGTTTACCAGTGATGGTAACAAAGCGCTGGATGCCTGGCTCAAGGCTGATATTGACCCGGAAGCGGGTATCAAGGATTTTGAGCAAATCGTACTGGCGGCGCGCAAGGAAAAGCTGCGGTTGATCAAGGATATTGCGATGCCTGCCAATAATCGCTTGCTGGTGTTAAAAAAATACATGTAA
- a CDS encoding proline--tRNA ligase — protein MRATEFLLATEKETPADAVVVSHQLMLRSGMIRKLAAGLYTWMPLGLRTLRKVEAIVRQEMNKAGAQEVLMPAVQPAELWEETGRWFQYGGELLRVKDRHNRDFCIGPTHEEVITDLARNQLSSYKQLPVTLYQIQTKFRDETRPRFGVMRAREFIMKDAYSFHLNEASLEQTYQNMHVAYSAIFTRLGLDFRPVWADTGSIGGAKSHEFHVLAESGEDDIAFSTDSDYAANVELAEAVAPTGERPAPTADMQIVDTPAAKTIAELVEQHGIAIEKTIKTLIVHGESDDKGNYELVALMVRGDHELNELKAAKIDGIASPFEFASEAEIRPIVGAGPGSIGPVGLTLRIIADHALRISSDFGAGANEDGKHYFGINWERDLPLPEFADLRNVVAGDPSPCGAGTLEIKRGIEVGHIFQLGTKYSEAMKATVLNENGKDSTLVMGCYGIGISRVVAAAIEQNNDENGIIWPDAIAPFHIGIVPMNYHRSEAVQQATETLYAELTAAGYDVYLDDRDKKTSPGVKFADMELMGFPHRIVLSDRGLEAGTVEYKARSSDDKQDIALDELMTFLQHKVSC, from the coding sequence ATGCGCGCAACCGAATTTTTACTCGCCACAGAGAAAGAAACCCCTGCCGATGCCGTTGTTGTCAGCCATCAATTGATGCTGCGGTCAGGCATGATTCGCAAACTGGCCGCCGGTTTATACACCTGGATGCCGTTGGGGTTACGCACCCTGCGCAAAGTCGAAGCCATTGTGCGCCAGGAAATGAACAAAGCCGGTGCCCAGGAAGTGCTGATGCCCGCCGTGCAGCCAGCCGAACTGTGGGAAGAAACCGGCCGCTGGTTTCAGTACGGTGGTGAACTGCTGCGCGTCAAAGACCGCCACAATCGCGATTTCTGCATTGGACCGACTCACGAAGAAGTCATTACCGACCTGGCTCGCAACCAGCTGAGCAGCTACAAACAGCTACCGGTTACCCTGTACCAGATTCAGACCAAATTCCGTGACGAAACCCGCCCACGGTTTGGCGTTATGCGGGCGCGCGAATTTATCATGAAGGATGCCTACTCCTTCCACCTGAATGAAGCCAGCCTGGAACAAACCTACCAGAACATGCACGTCGCCTACTCCGCCATCTTCACGCGTCTGGGCCTGGATTTCCGTCCGGTATGGGCCGATACCGGCTCCATTGGTGGTGCCAAATCCCACGAATTCCACGTGCTGGCCGAGTCTGGCGAAGACGATATCGCCTTCTCTACCGACAGCGACTACGCCGCCAACGTCGAACTGGCAGAAGCCGTGGCTCCTACGGGCGAGCGCCCTGCCCCAACGGCAGACATGCAGATCGTCGACACCCCGGCTGCCAAAACCATTGCCGAGCTGGTTGAGCAGCATGGCATTGCCATCGAAAAAACCATCAAAACCCTGATCGTTCACGGCGAGTCCGACGACAAAGGCAACTACGAACTGGTCGCCCTGATGGTACGTGGCGACCATGAACTGAACGAGCTAAAAGCTGCAAAAATCGATGGCATTGCCTCTCCATTCGAATTTGCCAGCGAAGCAGAAATACGCCCGATCGTTGGTGCCGGCCCAGGCTCGATCGGCCCGGTCGGCCTGACACTGCGAATCATTGCCGACCACGCCCTGCGTATCAGTTCAGACTTCGGTGCCGGAGCCAACGAAGACGGCAAACACTACTTCGGCATCAACTGGGAGCGCGACCTGCCGCTGCCGGAATTTGCCGATCTGCGTAACGTGGTTGCTGGCGACCCAAGCCCTTGCGGCGCAGGCACACTGGAAATCAAACGAGGCATAGAAGTCGGCCATATATTCCAGCTCGGCACCAAGTACTCCGAAGCCATGAAAGCCACCGTACTGAATGAAAACGGCAAAGACAGCACACTGGTCATGGGTTGCTATGGCATTGGTATCAGCCGAGTGGTCGCCGCCGCCATCGAACAGAACAACGATGAAAACGGCATTATCTGGCCCGATGCGATTGCACCCTTCCACATTGGTATCGTACCGATGAACTACCACCGTTCAGAAGCCGTACAGCAAGCCACTGAAACACTGTACGCCGAACTGACCGCAGCAGGCTACGACGTCTACCTTGATGATCGCGACAAAAAAACCAGCCCCGGAGTAAAGTTCGCCGACATGGAGCTGATGGGCTTTCCACACCGTATCGTGCTGTCAGACCGAGGTCTGGAAGCGGGAACCGTGGAATACAAGGCGCGCAGCTCTGATGACAAGCAAGACATCGCCCTGGATGAACTGATGACTTTCCTGCAACACAAGGTGTCATGCTAA
- a CDS encoding lytic transglycosylase domain-containing protein, giving the protein MLNSKAPALLLTVILSGHCAPGMAEAMPNHDPELRVALLGAVSTAESFPDRFDAEVWLMDMQSRLDGMKWIKLKNQRERLEFLRLVHHEASRAGISPEMVLAVIQVESAFDRFAVSRVGARGYMQIMPFWKNEIGRSDDNLMHTPTNLRYGCTILRHYLDKENGNWIRALARYNGSLGRTVYPEKVMSAWEKYWFVNY; this is encoded by the coding sequence ATGCTAAACAGCAAGGCACCTGCCCTGCTGCTGACCGTCATACTGAGTGGCCATTGTGCCCCCGGTATGGCGGAAGCCATGCCCAATCACGATCCGGAATTGCGGGTCGCGTTACTTGGTGCCGTTTCCACTGCAGAGTCCTTCCCCGACCGCTTTGATGCCGAAGTCTGGCTGATGGATATGCAATCCCGACTCGACGGCATGAAATGGATCAAACTGAAAAACCAGCGCGAGCGGCTGGAATTCCTGCGTTTGGTGCATCACGAAGCCAGCCGCGCCGGTATTTCACCGGAAATGGTCTTAGCCGTGATCCAGGTTGAAAGCGCCTTTGACCGTTTTGCCGTTTCTCGTGTCGGTGCCCGAGGCTATATGCAGATCATGCCGTTCTGGAAAAACGAGATCGGCCGCAGCGATGACAACCTGATGCATACGCCGACCAACCTGCGTTATGGCTGCACCATACTGCGTCATTACCTCGACAAGGAAAATGGCAACTGGATCCGCGCCCTCGCCCGTTACAACGGCAGTCTCGGCAGGACGGTGTATCCTGAAAAAGTCATGTCCGCCTGGGAGAAATACTGGTTTGTGAACTACTGA
- a CDS encoding dicarboxylate/amino acid:cation symporter, translating to MSKQPFLWPSLNIQILIGAIAGLLLGYWLNGMDADSEIKTWTLYVASLLGGLFIDLLKMILIPLIFTSIVVGIANLQSHQQGSRVWRYTLGFFVLSMVFAMVLALVVTDWIKPGSGMQLTMFADSMQNVEAKQLSASEFLAQFLHSLFMNPIAALADGKILPVVVFAVLLGIALVKSGEQKMKVLIVLQELLALLMRMIEWIMLLAPLGVFALLTKLMATQDLRLLATMGEFITLVFAITLIHGAVILPGLLWIFTRKSPLWLWRGARPALITAFATSSSAATLPVSLRCSEEQLGVSKDVAGFVLPIGATMNMDGTALYEASAALFIAYLAGIDLTVGQQIIVMLTAMIASMGAPGIPSAGMVTMVMVLQSVGLPAEAIAILLPIDRILDTIRTAVNVEGDIVASIVVDQALGNTNTNRQ from the coding sequence ATGAGTAAACAACCATTCCTGTGGCCGAGCCTGAACATACAAATACTGATAGGTGCCATCGCCGGGCTGCTGCTGGGCTACTGGCTCAACGGCATGGACGCAGATTCAGAGATTAAAACCTGGACACTGTACGTCGCCAGCCTGCTCGGCGGATTGTTTATCGACCTGCTTAAAATGATCCTGATTCCACTGATTTTTACCTCCATCGTCGTCGGCATTGCCAATCTGCAGTCACACCAACAGGGAAGCCGTGTCTGGCGCTATACCCTCGGTTTTTTTGTATTGTCGATGGTGTTCGCCATGGTGCTGGCCCTGGTCGTCACCGACTGGATAAAACCCGGCAGTGGTATGCAGCTAACCATGTTCGCCGACAGCATGCAGAACGTTGAAGCAAAACAATTAAGCGCCAGCGAGTTTCTTGCCCAGTTCCTGCACAGTCTGTTTATGAACCCGATTGCTGCCCTGGCAGACGGCAAAATTCTGCCCGTTGTGGTGTTCGCCGTGTTATTGGGTATTGCGCTGGTCAAATCCGGTGAACAGAAAATGAAGGTGTTGATCGTACTGCAAGAATTACTGGCACTGCTGATGCGCATGATCGAATGGATCATGTTACTCGCACCACTAGGGGTATTTGCCCTGCTCACCAAACTGATGGCTACACAGGATTTACGTCTGCTCGCCACCATGGGCGAATTTATAACCCTGGTGTTCGCCATTACCCTGATCCACGGTGCCGTCATTTTACCGGGCCTGCTATGGATCTTTACCCGCAAGTCACCACTGTGGTTGTGGCGAGGGGCCAGACCAGCACTAATCACTGCCTTTGCCACCAGCTCCAGCGCCGCCACCCTACCCGTCAGCCTGCGCTGCAGTGAAGAACAACTGGGCGTCAGCAAAGACGTCGCCGGTTTTGTACTCCCCATTGGTGCTACCATGAACATGGATGGCACCGCCCTCTACGAAGCCTCGGCGGCACTGTTTATCGCCTATCTCGCCGGTATTGACCTGACTGTTGGCCAGCAAATCATCGTCATGCTCACCGCCATGATTGCCTCCATGGGCGCACCAGGAATCCCCAGTGCTGGCATGGTCACCATGGTCATGGTGCTACAGTCGGTTGGACTGCCAGCCGAAGCCATCGCCATCTTGCTACCCATCGACCGCATACTCGATACCATCCGTACTGCCGTCAATGTCGAAGGTGATATTGTCGCCAGCATCGTGGTAGACCAGGCATTGGGAAATACCAACACCAACAGACAATAA
- a CDS encoding PIN domain nuclease, whose amino-acid sequence MILVDTSVWIDFFNGKSNREVEILDGVLGYQGVAIGDLIMVELLQGFRSDKDYNTAKKYLLNLDLYNMLTPDLALLAAENYRKLWRKGVTVRKTADVIIATFCIENQIPLLYVDKDFIPFTQHLKLRSVC is encoded by the coding sequence GTGATACTGGTTGATACCAGCGTTTGGATAGATTTTTTTAATGGGAAAAGTAACCGCGAAGTTGAGATTCTTGACGGAGTTCTAGGCTACCAGGGAGTTGCTATTGGTGACCTGATAATGGTTGAACTTTTGCAGGGATTTCGTTCCGACAAGGATTACAATACGGCGAAAAAATATCTTTTAAATCTTGATTTATACAACATGCTGACTCCTGATCTGGCTCTTTTGGCTGCGGAGAATTACCGTAAGCTTTGGAGAAAAGGCGTTACGGTTAGAAAAACCGCCGATGTAATTATCGCTACTTTTTGTATTGAGAACCAAATCCCGTTGCTCTATGTGGATAAGGATTTTATACCTTTTACTCAACACCTAAAACTCCGTTCCGTCTGTTAG
- a CDS encoding type II toxin-antitoxin system VapB family antitoxin, giving the protein MADALSITGFQTKKEAVEEGLKALIRLKKQADIRKLRGSLEWSGDLDEMRTGK; this is encoded by the coding sequence ATGGCTGATGCCCTTAGTATCACCGGCTTCCAAACCAAGAAAGAGGCTGTAGAAGAGGGGCTTAAGGCGTTGATCAGATTAAAAAAACAAGCGGACATCCGCAAGCTGAGAGGCAGCCTTGAGTGGTCTGGTGATCTCGATGAAATGAGAACGGGTAAGTGA